From a single Microbacterium murale genomic region:
- a CDS encoding TetR/AcrR family transcriptional regulator, with protein MSISDVDRTRTPRRRDAQERHVRLIAAARREFAARGVDASLERIARDAEVAIGTLYRHFPTRLDLLLAALEPQLREFMDGSKKALEIDDPWEGFVYYLENLFRVQAGDRGFNDFLSRRFPGSADTERIHDEMCRQIEDVLTRAQDAGEARPDITRADIVNLIWSNGRMIDATSTTVPNAWRRHLHLMLDAYRAERAHPIPEPPMTDAQLYDAMVQLNSVD; from the coding sequence ATGAGCATCAGCGATGTTGATCGGACACGGACGCCCCGGCGTCGTGACGCGCAGGAGCGTCATGTCAGGCTCATCGCTGCGGCCCGGCGCGAGTTCGCCGCCAGAGGCGTGGATGCCTCCTTGGAAAGGATCGCTCGCGACGCTGAGGTTGCCATCGGGACCCTGTATCGCCACTTCCCGACCCGTCTGGACCTGCTCCTGGCCGCCCTTGAGCCTCAACTCCGGGAGTTCATGGACGGTTCCAAGAAGGCTCTCGAGATCGACGACCCGTGGGAAGGATTCGTCTACTACCTGGAGAACCTGTTCCGCGTGCAGGCGGGCGACCGCGGTTTCAACGACTTCCTCTCCCGGCGCTTTCCCGGCAGCGCTGACACCGAGCGCATCCACGACGAGATGTGTCGGCAGATCGAAGACGTGCTCACTCGAGCCCAAGATGCAGGTGAGGCGCGCCCGGACATCACACGGGCCGACATCGTCAACCTCATCTGGTCCAACGGTCGGATGATCGACGCCACCAGCACCACCGTCCCCAATGCGTGGCGGCGTCACCTCCACCTCATGCTCGACGCTTACCGGGCTGAGCGGGCGCATCCGATCCCCGAGCCGCCGATGACGGACGCGCAGCTCTACGACGCCATGGTTCAACTCAACTCGGTGGACTAG
- a CDS encoding SDR family NAD(P)-dependent oxidoreductase codes for MGKLDGKVAVITGATSGMALTGARLFVDEGAHVFISGRRKDAVDEAVKLIGRNATGVQADSADLADLDRLFETVAQEKGRIDVLWTSAGGGEQGRLGEITAEQFDAAFSLNARGTLFTVQKALPLFNDGGSIFMTGSNASLRGYPDWSVYAASKAVLPAYARVWVAELRDRRIRVNVLTPGQVATPMMGDALSAEMKTAFESVIPRREMGHPEEIASVALFLASDDSSYVNGQELVVDGGTTVI; via the coding sequence ATGGGAAAGCTCGATGGCAAGGTCGCGGTGATCACAGGCGCGACGAGTGGCATGGCGTTGACCGGTGCCAGGTTGTTCGTGGATGAAGGGGCTCACGTCTTCATCTCGGGTCGACGCAAGGACGCGGTGGATGAAGCCGTGAAGCTGATCGGCCGGAATGCGACCGGCGTGCAAGCCGATTCGGCCGACCTCGCTGATCTTGATCGACTGTTCGAGACGGTCGCGCAGGAGAAGGGCAGGATCGACGTGCTGTGGACCAGCGCCGGAGGCGGCGAGCAGGGCAGGCTCGGTGAGATCACCGCGGAGCAGTTCGATGCCGCCTTCTCGCTGAATGCGCGCGGCACGCTGTTCACGGTTCAAAAGGCGCTGCCGCTCTTCAACGATGGCGGCTCGATCTTCATGACCGGATCCAACGCTTCCCTGCGGGGCTACCCCGATTGGAGCGTGTACGCCGCGAGCAAGGCCGTACTGCCCGCCTACGCGCGGGTATGGGTGGCCGAGTTGAGAGACAGGAGGATCCGGGTGAATGTCCTCACCCCCGGTCAGGTCGCCACGCCGATGATGGGCGACGCGTTGAGCGCGGAGATGAAGACGGCGTTCGAGTCAGTGATCCCACGTCGAGAGATGGGCCACCCCGAGGAGATCGCATCGGTCGCGTTGTTCCTCGCGTCGGATGACTCGAGCTACGTGAATGGCCAGGAGCTCGTCGTCGACGGCGGCACGACAGTGATCTGA
- a CDS encoding NADPH-dependent F420 reductase has translation MSGISIIGSGNMASAIGALALKGGNTVEIVSRNSGKAEALARALGDGATVGTWRAAPTGDIVILAVLFAGAVPVVSEYGDALAGKIIVDITNPFNADASGLAVPDGSSVAQMVAEASPPDAHVVKAFNTLFSHVLAAGEPVDVFMAGGDTQAKATVSAFITSLGLRPRDAGDLQMAHWLESASLLEMGLARNGLGFNISLGVNLGGTE, from the coding sequence ATGAGCGGCATCAGCATCATCGGCTCGGGCAACATGGCCAGTGCCATCGGCGCCCTGGCTCTCAAGGGCGGCAACACGGTCGAGATCGTCAGCAGGAACTCGGGCAAAGCTGAGGCCCTGGCACGGGCGCTCGGTGACGGCGCCACCGTCGGAACGTGGCGCGCAGCGCCGACAGGGGACATCGTCATCCTGGCCGTGCTGTTCGCAGGCGCCGTACCGGTGGTCAGCGAGTACGGCGACGCGCTTGCCGGCAAGATCATCGTCGACATCACGAATCCCTTCAACGCCGACGCCTCGGGGCTGGCCGTCCCTGATGGCAGCTCCGTCGCGCAGATGGTCGCCGAGGCGTCTCCCCCAGACGCCCACGTCGTGAAGGCGTTCAACACGCTCTTCAGCCACGTCCTGGCCGCCGGCGAACCGGTGGACGTGTTCATGGCGGGCGGTGACACGCAGGCCAAGGCGACCGTCTCGGCCTTCATCACGAGCCTCGGGCTTCGGCCCCGCGACGCGGGTGACCTGCAGATGGCGCACTGGCTGGAGAGCGCAAGCCTGCTGGAGATGGGTCTGGCCCGGAACGGCCTGGGGTTCAACATCTCCCTCGGCGTCAATCTCGGAGGAACGGAGTAG
- a CDS encoding epoxide hydrolase family protein has product MQSPLISVSEHDLRELRARLRANRWPRPWPTDPWAAGTDVRELRRLADYWADGFDWRAVEAEINALPSNTVSIDGQQVHYLRFDASEPTAPWLLLTNGWPSTAYELVNLARRLSRPEDFGLSGALGFTVIVPSLPGFTFSDQPDSSPPRVPTHEVWHRVMAALGATRFFAHGGDLGAGITSRLAAAHPESVRGVHILSVGVPQELDESTLTADERAHRARVATWLDVEGSYMHQHRTRPMTLAFALSDSPVGLLSWILEKYRGWSDRRASPRPIDDDFLLTQASLYWFTNTIGTSLRPYYDVYPPHDYVTVPTALGLFPADLQYPPREWAERTHNLQRYTVFARGGHFAAIEATEDLADDIRTFFAGLDSSG; this is encoded by the coding sequence ATGCAATCGCCGCTGATCTCAGTCTCCGAACACGACCTACGGGAGCTGCGCGCTCGACTGCGGGCTAACCGTTGGCCGCGGCCGTGGCCCACTGATCCCTGGGCCGCCGGAACGGACGTTCGAGAACTTCGCCGCCTCGCCGATTACTGGGCGGATGGTTTCGACTGGCGGGCCGTGGAAGCCGAGATCAATGCGCTTCCGTCCAATACGGTCAGTATCGACGGTCAGCAGGTGCACTATCTGAGGTTCGACGCGAGTGAGCCGACGGCGCCCTGGTTGCTTCTGACCAATGGCTGGCCGAGCACCGCGTATGAGCTGGTGAATCTGGCACGTCGACTTTCCAGACCGGAGGATTTCGGTCTCAGCGGAGCCCTGGGATTCACCGTCATCGTTCCTTCGTTGCCCGGCTTCACCTTCTCCGATCAGCCCGACTCGTCGCCGCCGCGCGTACCCACCCATGAGGTGTGGCATCGCGTCATGGCCGCGCTCGGCGCCACGCGCTTCTTCGCGCACGGGGGTGATCTCGGTGCAGGAATCACGTCGCGCCTCGCGGCGGCTCATCCCGAATCGGTTCGAGGTGTTCACATCCTTTCCGTGGGGGTGCCGCAGGAACTGGACGAGTCGACGCTCACTGCAGACGAGCGTGCGCACAGGGCGCGGGTCGCGACCTGGCTCGACGTGGAGGGCTCGTACATGCACCAGCACCGCACGCGCCCGATGACGCTTGCGTTCGCGCTCTCGGACTCTCCGGTGGGGCTGCTGAGCTGGATCCTCGAAAAGTACCGGGGGTGGAGCGATCGGCGTGCTTCCCCTCGTCCCATCGACGATGACTTTCTCCTCACGCAGGCGAGCCTCTACTGGTTCACCAACACGATCGGCACCTCGTTGCGTCCCTACTACGACGTGTACCCGCCACACGATTACGTGACGGTCCCGACCGCGCTGGGGCTGTTCCCCGCCGATCTGCAGTATCCGCCCCGCGAATGGGCGGAGCGTACGCACAACCTTCAGCGGTACACCGTCTTCGCGCGGGGCGGACACTTCGCTGCCATCGAGGCGACCGAAGATCTTGCCGATGACATCCGTACCTTCTTCGCAGGTCTTGACTCCTCGGGGTAG